One genomic window of Bradyrhizobium sp. B124 includes the following:
- the nhaA gene encoding Na+/H+ antiporter NhaA, which translates to MDHRLPTQDLPRAQRLAERAFATLQRFLHVEAVGGGVLLAAAAAAMIWANSAFADSYHALWHQQLLIGFGDFVSRRSLHFWINDGLMTIFFLVVGMEIRREIHEGALSRFDQALLPVIAAAGGVIAPALIYIGLNADPVRGQGWAVPTATDIAFAVGALALLGRSIPVNLRVFLLALAIIDDVIAVLIIAFIYSGGLEPSGFIVAALGILMVVGLQRIGIGSALAYVPPGALVWTGLLMSGAHPTLAGVVLGLMTPVRPMPLREPPLQMVSRVIAELRDSDAAWNDTHRLRSRRRALHVAHREMLPPVVRVQTALHGWVAFGIMPLFALANAGISLTASGLTAGAQSVMLGVGLALALGKPVGVIGATWLAVKLGRCRLAPGITWGGVCLIGLLAGIGFTMSIFTAMLAFPDEALLNAAKLGVLGGSLAAALFGLGWGVAHARRQRKEAAAHP; encoded by the coding sequence GAAGCTGTCGGCGGCGGCGTACTGCTGGCTGCAGCAGCCGCTGCAATGATCTGGGCCAACTCTGCTTTCGCCGACAGCTATCACGCTCTCTGGCACCAGCAGCTCTTGATCGGGTTTGGCGACTTCGTCAGCCGCCGTTCGCTGCATTTCTGGATCAACGACGGGCTGATGACGATTTTCTTCCTCGTCGTCGGCATGGAGATTCGGCGCGAAATACATGAAGGCGCGCTCAGCAGGTTCGACCAGGCGCTGCTGCCCGTGATCGCGGCGGCCGGCGGCGTCATCGCCCCGGCACTGATCTACATTGGCCTGAATGCCGATCCCGTGCGCGGCCAGGGCTGGGCCGTGCCCACGGCGACGGACATCGCCTTTGCCGTGGGGGCGCTCGCCTTGCTGGGACGATCGATCCCGGTCAATCTACGGGTGTTCCTGCTGGCGCTCGCCATCATCGACGACGTCATCGCGGTGTTGATCATCGCCTTCATCTACTCCGGCGGACTGGAGCCGAGCGGGTTTATCGTGGCGGCGCTCGGCATTCTGATGGTCGTCGGGCTTCAGCGGATCGGCATCGGCTCCGCCCTCGCCTACGTTCCGCCGGGCGCGCTGGTCTGGACCGGGCTGCTGATGAGCGGAGCGCATCCGACCCTCGCCGGCGTCGTGCTCGGCCTGATGACTCCGGTGCGGCCGATGCCGCTGCGGGAGCCGCCCCTGCAAATGGTGTCGCGCGTGATCGCGGAGTTGCGCGACAGCGATGCGGCCTGGAACGATACCCATCGCCTCAGGTCACGGCGCCGTGCGCTCCACGTCGCGCATCGCGAAATGTTGCCGCCCGTCGTGCGCGTGCAGACGGCGCTGCATGGCTGGGTCGCCTTCGGCATCATGCCCCTGTTCGCGTTGGCGAACGCCGGCATCAGCCTGACGGCTTCCGGCCTCACTGCCGGAGCTCAGTCCGTGATGCTGGGCGTGGGGCTTGCCCTTGCCTTGGGAAAGCCTGTCGGCGTGATCGGTGCCACCTGGCTTGCGGTCAAGTTGGGGCGCTGTCGGCTGGCGCCAGGCATTACGTGGGGCGGCGTCTGCCTCATCGGCCTGTTGGCTGGAATCGGTTTCACCATGTCTATCTTTACCGCCATGCTCGCCTTCCCCGACGAGGCCCTGCTCAATGCAGCAAAGCTGGGCGTGCTCGGGGGCTCGCTCGCCGCCGCCCTGTTTGGGCTCGGTTGGGGAGTGGCCCACGCGCGTCGTCAGCGCAAAGAGGCGGCTGCGCACCCGTGA